The genomic region cctcTCTGGACCCGTTTACGAAAAAGTCCGGGCTAGTAGGCAAACGAACTCTGAGGGATGTGTTGGAACTCCAAGTACGTGCCAGATATTTGACTAATCTGTCTGCTACCTGGTAACGTGGAGAAGTGTGTGTTCGTTACAGTGACACTAGATGGGACGTTTCAGGAAAGAGATAGAAAAAGGAGGCAAGCAGCGGCTAAGTGTCAACGGCTGGACGGTTTTCTAGTTCCGAAAAGGGCACATGATCAATGTTTCACTCCTGATCCAGATTTTACACAGCTGGTTGCAGTAGACGATCAACTAACACCGACTTCCAGTAAGTGCTGTAGTGGTAGTGTAGAAAGAGTAGGGTCATCCTCTACCGACACGTATGTCGGGCCTTTGCGCAACACATGCTGTGAAGTTCACGACAACGAGGCTCAGCCTGCAGGCGTCGCAGGCGAAAATCAGCAATGCTGTCATGCTAATACTTCTGATCATGATTTAGTGGATGATATTGGcaaattgtttttcaaagcCAAGTCTCCTGTCAATTTCTGAAAGTCCATGAAGGCTCTGGATGCTGCGGAGAAGTACAACCTACTGACAGATCACTAAAACCCTCGCGCCGACCACGTTTTTTCCTCCGACATGTATTGGTGGCCGCAACCAAGCTTTTCGTCCTGTTTGGCTATCAGAACACCCGTGGATGGTTTACAGCGAGCAAGTGGATGGTGTCTTTCGCATTGCTTGTGGAAGTTTCGGTGCTAAAGTGTCCAAGGGAaagtttgtatgcaagccTTTTCGTGATTGGAAcaagaaaggagaaaaagcAAGGGAGCACGAGCAGTGCTTATACAATCATCAAGCCATTGAGCAAGCTGATAACTTTAAGCAAACCTTGGAGAATCCAGATACTACCATTACTGCACAGTCGGAAACCCTCAGGGCGGCCAATGTCGCGCGTAATCGTGCTGTCCTGAAGTCCATGGCTTCCGCTGTGTTGTACTGCGCCAGACAGTGTATTGCTTTACGTGGAGACGCAGAGAGTGTGGAATCACCTGGAAATCCAGgtaattttctttctttgctgaGGCTTCTGGC from Corticium candelabrum chromosome 10, ooCorCand1.1, whole genome shotgun sequence harbors:
- the LOC134185361 gene encoding uncharacterized protein LOC134185361, with amino-acid sequence MVYSEQVDGVFRIACGSFGAKVSKGKFVCKPFRDWNKKGEKAREHEQCLYNHQAIEQADNFKQTLENPDTTITAQSETLRAANVARNRAVLKSMASAVLYCARQCIALRGDAESVESPGNPGNFLSLLRLLAVHGEDLRRHLEIPAMRCATYLSPQTQNELIKVMRNHILLQGIIGDLTAAPFYAILADEVTSHNVEHLAICARFVDISTKKIADVIFGFLEENNILLATMRGQGYDGASNMSSDRVGVSRPGLDIKLL